A window of the Acidovorax sp. YS12 genome harbors these coding sequences:
- a CDS encoding phenylalanine--tRNA ligase subunit beta, which translates to MQFPESWLREFCNPPLTTQELAETLTMAGLEVEELAPVAPPFSKIVVGEIKEAVQHPNADRLRVCQVDVGGAAPLTIVCGAPNARPGIRVPCAQVGAELPPADDEKGDGKPFLIKVGKLRGVESHGMLCSARELQLADDHGGLLELPLDAPLGQDIRQYLNLDDTLFTLKLTPNLAHALSVHGIAREVAALTGAPLKALAFPVAPVGHADTLPVAISAPDLCGRFSGRIVRNVNTQAQTPQWMVERLARCGQRSVAPLVDISNYVMFELGRPSHIFDLDKIHGGLEVRWGRAGETLKLLNGSTVTVDEKVGVIADAREVESLAGIMGGDATAVSDATKNIYIEAAFWWPKAIAGRSRRYNFSTDAGHRFERGVDPQLTVEHIERITELVVQICGTAETQCGPMDDQCVNVPQPQPVTLRVARAAKVIGMPLTQAQCVQALQRLGLAVTEGEGVVTVVPPSYRFDLVIEEDLIEEIARMVGYNQLPTTPPLAPITPKLPLESTRDPFAVRRQLAGLGYQETINFSFVEERWEHELAGNAQPVRLLNPIASQMSVMRSTLLGSLLQVLKFNLDRKAERVRVFELGRVFLRDASVKGSDIAVEGFHQPMRVAGLAYGATQPLQWGRKEQGVDFFDVKGDVEALLAPVQAQFEPAEHPAMHPGRCARVRVAGREIGYVGELHPRWRQSWDLPQAPVLFELELDAVLQRPVPAFRPVAKHQSVQRDLAVVVAESVTHAQLMGAIEAALPAATLRGAVLFDVYRPKPLRAGEAAPAGGLAPGEKSLAVRLTLGSDAATLAEAEIEAAVQAVVEQLAARTGAKLRV; encoded by the coding sequence ATGCAATTCCCCGAATCCTGGCTGCGTGAATTCTGCAATCCGCCCCTGACCACCCAAGAACTGGCCGAGACCCTGACCATGGCCGGCCTGGAGGTCGAGGAGCTGGCGCCCGTGGCGCCCCCGTTCTCGAAGATCGTCGTCGGCGAAATCAAGGAGGCCGTGCAACACCCCAACGCCGACCGCCTGCGCGTGTGCCAGGTGGACGTGGGCGGCGCCGCGCCGCTCACCATCGTCTGCGGCGCGCCCAATGCGCGCCCCGGCATCCGCGTGCCCTGTGCCCAGGTGGGCGCCGAGCTGCCGCCGGCGGATGACGAAAAAGGGGACGGCAAGCCCTTTCTCATCAAGGTCGGCAAGCTGCGCGGCGTGGAAAGCCACGGCATGCTGTGCTCGGCGCGCGAGCTGCAACTGGCCGACGACCACGGCGGCCTGCTGGAGCTGCCGCTGGACGCGCCGCTGGGCCAGGACATCCGCCAGTACCTGAACCTGGACGACACGCTGTTCACCCTCAAGCTCACGCCGAACCTGGCGCATGCCTTGAGCGTCCATGGCATCGCGCGCGAAGTCGCGGCGCTCACCGGCGCGCCGCTGAAGGCGCTGGCCTTCCCCGTGGCGCCCGTCGGCCATGCCGACACGCTGCCGGTGGCGATCAGCGCCCCCGACCTGTGTGGGCGCTTCTCGGGCCGCATCGTGCGCAACGTCAACACCCAGGCCCAGACGCCGCAGTGGATGGTGGAGCGCCTGGCGCGCTGCGGCCAGCGCAGCGTGGCGCCGCTGGTGGACATTTCCAACTACGTGATGTTCGAGCTGGGCCGCCCGTCGCACATCTTCGACCTGGACAAGATCCACGGCGGCCTGGAGGTGCGCTGGGGCCGCGCGGGCGAGACGCTCAAGCTGCTCAATGGCAGCACCGTCACTGTCGATGAGAAGGTGGGCGTGATCGCCGACGCGCGCGAGGTGGAGTCGCTGGCCGGCATCATGGGCGGCGACGCCACGGCGGTGTCCGACGCCACCAAGAACATCTACATCGAGGCGGCCTTCTGGTGGCCCAAGGCGATTGCCGGCCGTTCGCGCCGCTACAACTTCTCGACCGACGCGGGCCACCGCTTCGAGCGCGGCGTCGATCCGCAACTGACGGTGGAGCACATCGAGCGCATCACCGAACTGGTGGTGCAGATCTGCGGCACCGCCGAGACGCAGTGCGGCCCCATGGACGACCAGTGCGTCAACGTGCCCCAGCCCCAGCCCGTCACGCTGCGCGTGGCGCGCGCCGCCAAGGTCATCGGCATGCCCCTGACCCAGGCGCAATGCGTGCAGGCACTGCAGCGCCTGGGCCTGGCCGTGACCGAAGGCGAGGGCGTGGTCACCGTGGTGCCGCCGTCCTACCGCTTCGACCTGGTCATCGAGGAAGACCTGATCGAGGAAATCGCGCGCATGGTGGGCTACAACCAGTTGCCCACCACGCCGCCGCTGGCGCCCATCACGCCGAAACTGCCGCTGGAGTCCACGCGCGATCCGTTCGCCGTGCGGCGCCAGCTGGCCGGGCTGGGCTACCAGGAAACCATCAATTTCAGCTTCGTCGAGGAGCGCTGGGAGCACGAGCTGGCCGGCAACGCCCAGCCCGTCCGGCTGCTTAACCCGATTGCCAGCCAGATGAGCGTCATGCGCTCCACGCTGCTCGGCTCGCTGCTGCAGGTGCTGAAGTTCAACCTCGACCGCAAGGCCGAGCGCGTGCGCGTGTTCGAGCTGGGCCGGGTGTTTTTGCGCGACGCCAGCGTGAAGGGCTCGGACATCGCGGTCGAAGGCTTTCACCAGCCCATGCGCGTGGCCGGTCTGGCCTATGGCGCGACGCAGCCGCTGCAGTGGGGGCGCAAGGAGCAGGGCGTGGACTTCTTCGACGTCAAGGGCGACGTCGAGGCGCTGCTGGCCCCGGTGCAGGCGCAGTTCGAGCCCGCCGAGCATCCGGCCATGCACCCGGGCCGCTGCGCGCGGGTGCGCGTGGCCGGGCGCGAGATCGGCTACGTGGGCGAGCTGCATCCGCGCTGGCGCCAGTCCTGGGACTTGCCGCAGGCGCCGGTGCTGTTCGAGCTGGAGCTGGACGCCGTGCTGCAGCGCCCCGTGCCTGCCTTCCGCCCGGTGGCCAAGCACCAGTCGGTGCAGCGCGACCTGGCCGTGGTCGTGGCCGAGAGCGTGACCCATGCCCAGCTCATGGGCGCCATCGAGGCCGCGCTGCCCGCCGCCACGCTGCGCGGTGCCGTGCTGTTCGACGTGTACCGTCCCAAGCCCCTGCGTGCGGGCGAGGCGGCCCCCGCGGGCGGCCTGGCGCCGGGCGAGAAAAGCCTGGCCGTGCGCCTGACGCTGGGCAGCGATGCCGCGACCCTGGCCGAGGCGGAAATCGAGGCGGCCGTGCAGGCCGTCGTCGAACAGTTGGCCGCACGCACGGGTGCCAAGCTGCGCGTGTAA
- a CDS encoding MerR family transcriptional regulator, translated as MGNTLPSIPAKRYFTIGEVAQLCGVKPHVLRYWEQEFTQLRPMKRRGNRRYYQHHEVLMIRRIRDLLYDQGFTISGARNRLQELALAGRDEQAAPEEEVIGEMEESSLPLERPPVVDAQEYVLDVQSVRQELWEIRALLSFQA; from the coding sequence ATGGGTAACACGCTTCCTTCCATTCCCGCCAAGCGCTATTTCACCATCGGTGAGGTAGCGCAGCTGTGCGGCGTCAAGCCGCATGTCCTGCGCTACTGGGAGCAGGAGTTCACACAACTGCGGCCGATGAAGCGGCGCGGCAACCGCCGCTACTACCAGCACCACGAGGTGCTGATGATCCGCCGCATCCGTGATCTGCTGTACGACCAGGGGTTCACCATCAGCGGCGCGCGCAACCGCCTGCAGGAGCTGGCCTTGGCCGGCCGGGATGAACAGGCGGCACCCGAGGAAGAAGTGATCGGGGAGATGGAGGAGAGCAGTCTGCCCTTGGAGCGGCCGCCGGTCGTGGATGCGCAAGAGTACGTTCTGGACGTGCAATCGGTGCGCCAGGAATTATGGGAGATTCGGGCGCTGCTTTCTTTTCAGGCCTGA
- a CDS encoding integration host factor subunit alpha produces the protein MIEFAVESLETPALTKAQLADLLFDQIGLNKRESKDMVDAFFDLISERLAQGQDVKLSGFGNFQIRTKAPRPGRNPRTGEAIPIQARRVVTFHASSKLKEQIQGGA, from the coding sequence GTGATCGAATTTGCCGTAGAGAGCCTGGAAACCCCGGCGCTGACCAAGGCGCAACTGGCCGATTTGCTGTTCGATCAGATCGGCCTGAACAAGCGCGAGTCCAAGGACATGGTCGACGCCTTCTTCGACCTGATTTCGGAACGCCTGGCGCAGGGGCAGGACGTCAAACTCTCGGGCTTTGGCAACTTCCAGATCCGCACCAAGGCGCCCCGCCCGGGGCGCAACCCGCGCACCGGCGAGGCCATCCCGATCCAGGCACGCCGCGTGGTCACGTTCCATGCCAGCAGCAAGCTCAAGGAGCAGATCCAGGGCGGTGCGTAG
- a CDS encoding transcriptional repressor → MQQLDRLKDTGLKMTLPRIKVLELFQRSERRHLTAEDVYRQMADLGGDLGLATVYRVLSQFEQAGILQKSQLGGGRTIYELCDGEPHHGHLVSVTDGQVHEFFDPQIEARLAVISQEHGLEMTDYVVTVFGRSRT, encoded by the coding sequence TTGCAACAACTAGACAGGCTCAAGGACACAGGCCTGAAGATGACACTGCCGCGCATCAAGGTGCTGGAATTGTTCCAGCGCAGCGAGCGGCGGCATCTCACGGCCGAAGATGTCTATCGTCAGATGGCCGACCTGGGCGGTGATCTGGGTCTGGCGACGGTCTACCGCGTGCTGTCACAGTTCGAGCAGGCGGGCATTCTTCAGAAAAGCCAATTGGGTGGGGGCCGCACGATTTATGAACTGTGCGACGGCGAACCACACCATGGGCATCTGGTTTCGGTGACCGACGGTCAGGTGCATGAGTTCTTCGATCCGCAGATAGAGGCGCGCCTGGCTGTGATTTCACAGGAGCACGGGCTCGAAATGACCGACTATGTGGTGACCGTCTTTGGGCGGTCGCGCACGTAG
- a CDS encoding ATP-dependent helicase: protein MNEPCKLRESVMVCEGHVLVIGGPGSGKTTLALRKAVKRIRDGMLPGQSALFLSFSRAAVARILDAAKLESTKAEQDQLSIQTFHSFFWDILKAHAYLLGAPHRLSILLPHDEKALSGGLGDKDDGWDEWLAERERLFREEGRIAFDLFAPNATALLARCSHLLASIAHRHPIIIVDEAQDTGQYAWQCIQMLAPHTQVLCLADLEQQIFDYLPGVGPERVIAIRAALKPHEIDLGTQNHRSPDSEILAFGNDILTGKPRGAPYKGVSALAYRPEKPPPNWNHLLRRALGELLKSIRAQSDKKVETMAILVTNNRSALKMSNALNALGANIGKPVRHKLLFDEAEALLSARFAAFLLEPKDLAQLEADVATSMEMIAAARRATGQGRKEVAKLLEQANKIKGGKALNINIANALRGLISGLSVNDFSGDPAEDWLTVKHELRATNQDELTRVAAQLDFLVAFRRGHRISAALSDEWLRDGAYTNARTALDLALAQEQILDGVEPPMGLQVMNFHKAKGKQFDGVILVREARRTGPAVESSFVWRGDPAPYPKSRRVLRVGITRAKVHTLILDPLWPQCPLLKGHKL from the coding sequence ATGAACGAGCCTTGCAAACTGCGCGAAAGCGTCATGGTTTGCGAGGGCCATGTCTTGGTCATCGGCGGCCCCGGCAGCGGCAAGACGACGCTCGCGCTGCGCAAGGCGGTCAAGCGAATTCGCGACGGCATGCTTCCGGGTCAATCGGCCTTGTTCCTGAGCTTCTCGCGGGCGGCAGTGGCGCGCATCTTGGATGCCGCCAAGCTCGAGTCCACCAAAGCCGAACAGGATCAGCTCTCCATCCAGACGTTTCATTCGTTCTTCTGGGACATCCTCAAAGCCCACGCCTACCTGCTTGGGGCACCGCACAGGCTCTCGATCTTGCTGCCACACGACGAGAAGGCCCTGTCGGGCGGCCTCGGCGACAAAGACGATGGCTGGGACGAGTGGCTCGCCGAGCGTGAGCGGCTGTTTCGAGAAGAGGGGCGGATCGCGTTCGATCTGTTCGCGCCCAATGCGACAGCTCTGTTGGCCCGCTGCTCGCATCTTTTGGCGTCGATCGCCCATCGGCATCCCATCATCATCGTGGACGAGGCCCAGGACACCGGCCAATACGCGTGGCAGTGCATCCAGATGCTCGCGCCACACACGCAGGTGCTGTGCCTAGCAGACCTCGAGCAGCAAATCTTCGACTACCTGCCAGGCGTCGGCCCGGAGCGCGTGATCGCCATCCGGGCGGCGTTGAAGCCGCACGAGATCGACCTTGGGACGCAGAACCACCGCAGCCCGGACTCCGAAATCTTGGCGTTCGGCAATGACATCCTGACGGGCAAGCCACGCGGCGCGCCCTACAAGGGCGTATCCGCCCTTGCCTACCGCCCCGAGAAGCCACCGCCGAACTGGAATCATCTGTTGCGCCGAGCCCTCGGGGAGCTCTTGAAATCAATTCGGGCTCAGAGCGACAAGAAGGTGGAGACGATGGCGATACTGGTCACCAACAACCGCAGTGCGTTGAAGATGTCCAACGCCCTCAACGCGTTGGGGGCCAATATCGGGAAGCCGGTTCGGCACAAGCTGCTGTTCGACGAGGCCGAAGCGCTGCTGTCAGCCCGTTTCGCGGCCTTTCTGCTGGAACCCAAGGATCTCGCCCAACTGGAGGCCGATGTCGCCACCAGCATGGAAATGATCGCCGCCGCGAGGCGCGCGACGGGACAGGGCCGGAAGGAAGTCGCCAAACTCTTGGAGCAGGCCAACAAAATCAAGGGTGGCAAGGCCCTGAACATCAACATCGCCAACGCGCTGCGCGGCCTGATTTCAGGCTTGTCAGTCAACGATTTCAGCGGCGATCCCGCCGAGGACTGGCTCACGGTCAAACATGAGCTGCGGGCGACCAATCAAGACGAACTCACGCGGGTCGCAGCGCAGTTGGACTTCTTGGTCGCGTTCCGTCGGGGACATCGCATCTCGGCTGCTCTCTCTGATGAATGGCTTCGCGACGGCGCCTACACTAACGCCCGCACCGCCCTCGACTTGGCTCTCGCACAGGAGCAAATCCTCGACGGCGTGGAGCCGCCGATGGGATTGCAAGTCATGAACTTCCACAAGGCCAAGGGCAAGCAGTTCGACGGAGTCATCCTCGTCCGCGAAGCTCGTCGGACCGGCCCCGCCGTCGAATCATCTTTCGTTTGGCGAGGCGACCCTGCCCCGTATCCCAAAAGCCGACGTGTGCTTCGAGTCGGCATCACGCGAGCAAAAGTCCACACGCTCATCCTCGATCCGCTTTGGCCGCAATGCCCCCTGCTCAAGGGGCACAAGCTCTAA
- a CDS encoding AAA family ATPase: MKVVRLTISNFRGIKSAELLFDGHTLMVGSNNVGKSTLCEALDLVLGPDRLNRFPPVDEFDFYNAEYLAPAAEEGAERIPTPLRIEAILIEPGAEIGAKCGGNIEFWHVAEQRLLGPGEADAANPPHAVPCLRIETIGQYNPEEDEFEARTYFSHSPDAPPGELTKLPKPIKRLFGFLYLRALRTGSRALSLERGSLLDIILRTKGVRTSLWEKTIERLRGLDIEADAAEIAPVLRSVERRLARYIALESPGNATKLHVSELTREHLRKTMTFFLALSADQGHVPFPHAGTGTINTLVLALLSFIADLKPDTVIFAMEEPEIAVPPHTQRRIAQYLLTKTTQAFVTSHSPFVIEKFEPSKTLLLARNAGVVTARKVSDATGLKDNDYKRFSRSGLSECMLGRAAIVVEGVTELHAMPVVARRMEESDPNLQPLDIAGVAFFDADGESNMPKFGKFFKTLGLHTFAFYDLDYKKKRKAEQAQALAENFEINVEHAYKGFEDLVVAEVPVDRLWSFLSGLKANDENGNVAIPDARPNDDAVKAIAKEALGGNKGAGWSARLFEECELQELPATVTKFLASVFALFPPPPPIDDGDGAPPEPAAAAAAP; this comes from the coding sequence ATGAAGGTTGTCCGGCTGACCATCTCGAACTTTCGCGGCATCAAGTCGGCCGAGCTCCTGTTCGACGGGCACACCCTGATGGTGGGCTCTAACAATGTCGGCAAGAGCACGCTCTGCGAAGCCCTGGACCTGGTCTTGGGCCCCGACCGGCTCAACCGCTTCCCTCCGGTCGATGAGTTCGACTTCTACAACGCTGAATACCTGGCCCCTGCCGCAGAGGAAGGCGCGGAGCGGATACCGACTCCGCTTCGGATCGAGGCGATCCTCATTGAACCCGGCGCCGAGATCGGAGCCAAGTGCGGCGGCAACATCGAGTTTTGGCATGTAGCCGAGCAAAGACTGCTTGGGCCGGGAGAGGCGGACGCCGCCAATCCGCCCCATGCCGTCCCCTGCCTTCGGATCGAGACCATCGGCCAATACAACCCCGAGGAAGACGAGTTCGAGGCACGCACCTACTTCTCCCATAGTCCCGACGCTCCCCCCGGGGAGCTGACCAAGCTTCCCAAGCCGATCAAACGGCTGTTTGGCTTCCTCTACCTAAGGGCGCTTCGGACCGGCTCGCGGGCGCTGAGCTTGGAGCGTGGGTCGCTTCTCGACATCATCCTGCGGACCAAGGGCGTGCGCACCAGCCTGTGGGAGAAGACCATCGAGCGCCTGCGCGGCCTCGACATCGAAGCCGACGCGGCCGAGATCGCGCCGGTTCTGCGATCCGTGGAGAGGCGGCTGGCCCGCTACATCGCATTGGAGTCGCCCGGCAACGCCACCAAGCTGCATGTCTCGGAGCTCACGCGTGAGCATCTGCGCAAGACGATGACGTTCTTCTTGGCGCTATCGGCCGACCAAGGCCACGTCCCATTCCCCCACGCCGGCACGGGCACCATAAACACGCTGGTGCTCGCGTTGCTGTCGTTCATCGCCGACCTCAAGCCCGACACGGTCATCTTCGCCATGGAGGAGCCCGAGATCGCGGTGCCGCCGCACACCCAGCGACGCATCGCCCAATACCTGCTGACCAAGACGACACAGGCCTTCGTGACCTCCCACTCGCCATTCGTGATCGAGAAGTTCGAGCCATCTAAGACACTGCTGCTGGCTCGCAATGCCGGCGTGGTCACGGCGCGAAAGGTCTCCGACGCCACCGGCCTCAAAGACAACGACTACAAGCGCTTCTCTCGCTCCGGCCTGTCTGAATGCATGCTGGGACGAGCAGCCATCGTCGTCGAAGGCGTTACCGAGTTGCATGCGATGCCCGTCGTCGCACGGCGCATGGAAGAGAGCGATCCCAACTTGCAGCCGCTGGACATCGCGGGTGTGGCCTTCTTCGACGCTGATGGCGAGTCGAACATGCCCAAGTTCGGAAAGTTCTTCAAGACGCTGGGGCTGCACACCTTCGCCTTCTACGACCTTGACTACAAAAAGAAGCGCAAGGCCGAGCAGGCGCAGGCTCTGGCGGAGAACTTCGAAATTAATGTTGAGCACGCCTACAAGGGCTTCGAAGACCTCGTCGTGGCGGAGGTGCCCGTGGATCGGCTGTGGTCCTTCCTGTCGGGCCTAAAAGCCAATGATGAGAACGGCAACGTCGCCATCCCCGATGCGCGCCCGAACGACGACGCGGTCAAGGCCATCGCCAAAGAAGCCCTCGGCGGCAACAAGGGCGCCGGCTGGTCGGCGCGCCTGTTCGAGGAGTGCGAGCTCCAGGAGCTGCCGGCCACGGTGACGAAGTTTCTGGCGTCAGTGTTCGCACTGTTCCCACCTCCACCCCCGATCGACGACGGCGATGGAGCCCCACCTGAACCGGCCGCCGCTGCTGCCGCTCCATGA
- the infC gene encoding translation initiation factor IF-3 yields the protein MKTIATEFRDRRQREERKHRLNREITAPEVRLSGPENEPIGIVSLQEALRMAGDMDVDLVEIAATANPPVCRLMDYGKFKYQEQKKAAEAKAKQTVIEIKEVKFRPGTDDGDYNIKLRNIRRFLAEGDKCKITLRFRGREITHQELGLALLNRIRDDLADLIVVEQFPKLEGRQMIMMIAPGKKKPAGKPAAEGAAAAAPAA from the coding sequence GTGAAAACCATCGCTACTGAATTTCGTGACCGTCGGCAGCGCGAGGAGCGCAAGCACCGCCTGAACCGTGAAATCACGGCGCCCGAAGTGCGCCTGTCTGGCCCTGAGAACGAGCCTATCGGCATCGTCAGCCTGCAAGAAGCCCTGCGCATGGCGGGCGACATGGACGTGGACCTGGTGGAAATCGCCGCCACGGCCAACCCGCCGGTCTGCCGCCTGATGGACTACGGCAAGTTCAAGTACCAGGAACAGAAGAAGGCGGCGGAGGCCAAGGCCAAGCAGACGGTCATCGAGATCAAGGAAGTCAAGTTCCGTCCCGGTACCGACGATGGCGACTACAACATCAAGCTGCGCAACATCCGCCGTTTCCTGGCGGAAGGCGACAAGTGCAAGATCACGCTGCGCTTCCGTGGCCGCGAGATCACGCACCAGGAGCTGGGCCTGGCGCTGCTCAACCGCATCCGCGACGATCTCGCGGACCTGATCGTGGTGGAGCAGTTCCCCAAGCTCGAAGGCCGGCAGATGATCATGATGATCGCGCCGGGCAAGAAAAAGCCCGCCGGCAAGCCGGCGGCGGAAGGTGCAGCGGCGGCCGCTCCGGCGGCCTGA
- the rpmI gene encoding 50S ribosomal protein L35, with protein MPKMKTKSSAKKRFRVRPGGTVKRGQAFKRHILTKKTTKNKRHLRGAVAVHETNMGHMAQMLPKAGL; from the coding sequence ATGCCCAAAATGAAGACCAAGAGCAGCGCGAAGAAGCGTTTTCGCGTTCGTCCGGGTGGCACCGTCAAGCGCGGCCAAGCCTTCAAGCGTCACATCCTGACCAAGAAGACCACCAAGAACAAGCGCCACCTGCGCGGTGCGGTTGCTGTGCATGAGACCAACATGGGTCACATGGCGCAGATGCTGCCCAAGGCCGGCCTGTAA
- the rplT gene encoding 50S ribosomal protein L20: MPRVKRGVTARARHKKVLALAKGFRGRRGNVYRIAKQAVMKAGQYAYRDRRTKKRVFRQLWIARINAAARELGLTYSQFANGLKKAAIEIDRKMLADLAVHDKAAFGSIVEQVKAKLAA, from the coding sequence ATGCCTCGCGTCAAACGTGGTGTAACGGCACGCGCCCGTCACAAGAAGGTTCTGGCTCTGGCCAAGGGTTTCCGCGGCCGCCGCGGCAACGTCTATCGCATCGCCAAGCAGGCGGTGATGAAGGCCGGGCAGTACGCCTACCGTGACCGCCGTACCAAGAAGCGCGTGTTCCGCCAGCTGTGGATCGCCCGTATCAACGCCGCTGCCCGTGAACTGGGCCTGACCTACAGCCAGTTCGCCAACGGCCTGAAGAAGGCGGCCATCGAGATCGACCGCAAGATGCTGGCCGACCTCGCGGTGCACGACAAGGCTGCCTTCGGCAGCATCGTGGAGCAAGTCAAGGCCAAGCTGGCTGCTTGA
- the pheS gene encoding phenylalanine--tRNA ligase subunit alpha, whose amino-acid sequence MNELDSLVASAQQQFAQAATPAELENAKAQFLGKSGRVTELMKGMAQLSVEEKKSRGAAINVAKQAIEAALTARRQALADAELQAQLKAEALDVSLPGRQQGQGGLHPVSLTLERIERIFGSMGFDVAQGPEIESDWFNFTALNTPEDHPARSMHDTFYVEGGTPEAPNLLRTHTSPMQVRFAVQHVKKYRALLDAGQAMPEIRVIAPGRTYRVDSDATHSPMFHQCEGLWIGENVSFKDLKVVFTGFCKTFFEQDDLVLRFRPSFFPFTEPSAEIDIQFQTGPLAGRWLEVSGAGQVHPNVVRNMGLDPEKYIGFAFGMGPDRLTMLRYGVNDLRLFFDGDIRFLSQFRS is encoded by the coding sequence ATGAACGAGTTGGATTCCCTGGTGGCGAGCGCGCAGCAGCAGTTTGCGCAGGCCGCCACCCCCGCCGAGCTGGAAAACGCCAAGGCCCAGTTTCTGGGCAAGTCGGGCCGCGTGACCGAGCTGATGAAGGGCATGGCCCAGCTTTCCGTCGAGGAAAAGAAGTCGCGCGGCGCCGCCATCAACGTGGCCAAGCAGGCCATCGAGGCCGCGCTGACGGCGCGCCGCCAGGCCCTGGCCGATGCCGAATTGCAGGCCCAGCTCAAGGCCGAGGCGCTGGACGTGAGCCTGCCCGGCCGCCAGCAGGGGCAGGGCGGGCTGCACCCGGTCTCGCTCACGCTGGAGCGCATCGAGCGCATCTTCGGCTCCATGGGCTTCGACGTGGCGCAGGGCCCCGAGATCGAGTCTGACTGGTTCAACTTCACGGCGCTGAACACGCCCGAGGACCACCCGGCGCGCTCCATGCACGACACCTTCTACGTCGAGGGCGGCACGCCCGAGGCGCCGAACCTGCTGCGCACGCACACCAGCCCGATGCAGGTGCGCTTTGCCGTGCAGCACGTGAAGAAGTACCGTGCGCTGCTCGATGCCGGGCAGGCCATGCCCGAGATCCGCGTCATCGCCCCGGGCCGTACCTACCGCGTGGACAGCGACGCCACGCACTCGCCCATGTTCCACCAGTGCGAGGGCCTGTGGATCGGCGAGAACGTGAGCTTCAAGGACCTGAAGGTCGTGTTCACCGGCTTCTGCAAGACCTTCTTCGAGCAGGACGACCTGGTGCTGCGCTTTCGCCCCAGCTTCTTCCCGTTCACCGAGCCGAGCGCCGAGATCGACATCCAGTTCCAGACCGGGCCGCTTGCGGGCCGCTGGCTGGAGGTGTCGGGTGCGGGCCAGGTGCACCCCAACGTGGTGCGCAACATGGGGCTGGACCCCGAGAAATACATCGGCTTCGCCTTCGGCATGGGGCCGGACCGCCTGACCATGCTGCGCTATGGCGTGAACGACCTGCGCCTGTTCTTCGATGGCGACATCCGTTTCCTGTCGCAGTTTCGCTCCTGA
- a CDS encoding DUF2789 family protein produces the protein MDLQLGLDADGASIAQFIKTHQLPTDVGLAEAPCWNDAQRQFLTEQLKADAAWAIVADQLNESLHEDAVKASTGLR, from the coding sequence ATGGATCTCCAACTCGGACTCGATGCCGATGGAGCATCGATTGCGCAGTTCATCAAGACCCATCAGTTGCCGACTGACGTAGGACTGGCAGAGGCACCCTGCTGGAACGACGCCCAGCGCCAGTTCCTGACAGAACAGCTCAAAGCCGATGCAGCCTGGGCCATCGTGGCGGATCAGCTCAACGAATCGCTGCACGAAGACGCGGTCAAAGCCAGCACCGGCCTCAGATGA
- a CDS encoding HU family DNA-binding protein, which yields MNRTELVEILASKNDLSKTAANAVLDTLIDTIQTAVKKGNAVQLVGFGTFKSAKRAARTGKNPATGAALKIPASTVPKFVPGAKFKAVVDPKAAKRKAAKRKAEKAGK from the coding sequence ATGAACCGTACCGAACTCGTTGAAATCCTCGCATCCAAGAACGACTTGTCCAAGACGGCGGCCAATGCCGTTCTCGACACCCTGATCGACACCATCCAGACCGCCGTGAAGAAGGGCAATGCGGTGCAGTTGGTCGGCTTCGGAACCTTCAAGTCGGCCAAGCGCGCAGCGCGCACCGGCAAGAACCCGGCCACGGGCGCGGCGCTCAAGATCCCGGCATCCACCGTGCCCAAGTTCGTGCCTGGCGCGAAGTTCAAGGCTGTGGTCGATCCCAAGGCCGCCAAGCGCAAGGCCGCCAAGCGCAAGGCCGAGAAGGCCGGCAAGTAA